ACAAGCCTAGCCTATCTAACCTTCCCCCAAAActgaagtcctccaatccaggcaacatcttggtggaTCTCCTCCAGCCCCAAAACAGCCTTCCTATAGTgtagagaccagaactgcacacactacaagtgtggtctaatctgGTCATTTTTCCATCTGGAAAGGAAGACAAGTCCTGACGGTTACTGGAGTAATCACTGGACAACAGGTTGGACAATCCAGCTGTTTTATCACTGGAATGGGTGCTGGATTTGTGATCTCCACCCTCGGAGTTTGCCAATGAACTGCTGTTGACATTGTAAGTGTGACATTGAAAATATATCAATGGGAATGGCATTAAATGTCTAACAATTCAGCTTTGTAATTGCACATTTGTAATGCTGATGCTCTTTTGAATGGGAAAAAGCATCAATATGCAAGAGTTTTAAATATTCAGTAGAAATTTGTACATGTAGCTAAATACAGCTTGAAATGCTAGCAAGTTGGTTGAAGAACAGCATCAAGACTTTTTTCTGCAGAAATGAATAGGCCACAAAAGTTGTCTTCGTTTGGTGAACTGGATTGTAAAGTCTATTCTTATCTCATTTAAATTTGTCCTTCAGGATTTATTGTTATTAGTGATTACAAGCAGAAATGTATCAATTTGGGCATGTTTCAGGAAATGAATTCTGCCTTGTAAAGTTCATGCTTTGTAAGCAAAATTTAAGACCAACTTAAATACAGTTGTCAATACAAATTAAGTGGATGATTTCATCTTGACTGACAGTTGCCCATGCACAACCATCTTGGATGTGATAAAGTGATTTGTTCAAAATTCTTGTTTTCTTTCCCCACCTTGTTTACATGGTTTAATGCCTTCATCGTTCCTCCCCACCCCTAAGAAAAGACTGTCCCTTACCACCTTTCACTAAAGCTGAGCCAGGTTCTTGGTAAGGTGAATTTGACCGTCTTTCCTGTAATTTCTCTCCGAGCTTCTCTGTGGTATTTATGGAATGCTCTTCACCTCTTGACTGACCACCAAATGGGTATATTATGAAAGGTGATACTGAAAGTTGAAGCAAATTCAGCAATGTAAATATTTGAGCAATTTACAGATACTTAAGCATATTGAGCTGTATGTGTGAGGGGTATGGAAACTCAGTTATGAGAATTGATTAATTCAATAGAAAAATGCCTGGAATATGTTGTGTTGTgctcaacaccttatattccatctgggtagcctccatcctgatggcatgaacattgatttttctaacttccgttaacgccccttccttccccttcttACCCAATCCCTAATTTTtttaatctccccctccccctctctttaacctcccctccccctctctttacctcccctccccctctctttacctcccctccccctctctttacctcccctccccttctctttacctctccctccctctctctttacctctccctccctctctctttacctctccctctccctctctttccctctcacaataactccttgcctgttctccatcttcctctggtgctcccctccccctttctttcttccaaggccttccatcccatgatactcccccttctccagctttgtatcccttttgccaatcaacttcccagctcttggctccatccctccccctcttgtcttctcctaccatttcaggtctccccctcccactttcaaatctcttactatctcttttttccgttagtcctgaggaagggtctcgacccgaaacattgacagtacttcttcctatagatgttgcctggcctgctgcgttcccccagcatttggtgtgtgttgcttgaatttccagcatctgcagattttctcgtgtttatgttGTGCTTTGTTGCTTTCCTATCAGTTCatgttctttattttcttttggtAGGATTGTAGAGATTGCAGCTTGCCATCCCACTAATACTTCAGCTGCAAAGACCCAGAGTGGTCAAGTGTACATGTGGGGCCTATGTCGTGGACAATCGGTGACTGTCCCGCACCTCACACATTTCTCCTGCACAGATGATGTGTTTGCTTGCTTTGCGAGCCCAGCAGTTATGTGGCGTCTCCTCCACGTTGGTAAGCTCATGATGAATTAGAGGAAGGCACACCCTCAAAATCTGAAATGTTTACATTTGAGTTATAAATTATATAGCATTTATCTTGGACCTGTTAATTATTTTGGTCCAGTAACTAATTGTTCCCAAAAGGAATTAGTAGCATTGTTGGGTGACGTGATGGTACAGATAGTAGTGTCAGAAATCCAGGCTCAACCACATCTTGGGTGCTGTCTGCATGAAGTTCAGATGTTCTCCCtcttgttactttttttttaaacctcatttttcttttgcattttctatttcaatTTATTTCCTCTAGttaatattttttcttttattattgCATTATGAATAATTAGATTTCTGTGCCTTAATTTTTCCTGTTTGTTTTCAGTTGAGCTTTATTTAGATGAGTTTTCAGTACACTTGGAAAGCTTTCCCCAGACAAATTTGTTGAAGGCAGACTTAGTTTGTTAGGGTATTTATCTATTTAGTTGTGGAACACTGAACTGTGTCGTCTCATGCCATTCTCTATAGAAGAAGATGAtcacctgacagtcacccagtctcTGCTCAAGGAGTTTGACAGTTTGGAAACGTCAGATTTAAAGTTCTGTGTGGAAGGAAAATTCATCCATGTTCATAAAGCTATTCTAAAAATTAGGTACTGCTTTGAAAATTCATCCAgtgactttttttttggaatttaaGGTGTGTAAAATTTGTTGCaaatgtttattttgtttaaCTCCAGGTGTGAACATTTCCGGACTATGTTCCAGTCCTACTGGAGTGAGGACGAGAAAGAAGTGATTGAAATCAACCAGTTTAGCTATCCAGTTTACCGTGCCTTCCTCGAATACCTTTACACAGACTCTGTTAACCTACCTCCTGAGGATGCCGTAGGTACAATATGCGTGACTGCTCACTGCTCAATGATTGCCGTTGAAGTTAGAGCTATGGGAGTCAGTATTAGTTTGTTTGCTGATGTTTCACAAGAAGAATGCTGCTTGAGGTGGCACGGGAAAGCGAAACCCTTTTTATTGGGCATCTCTCTCGAGGTTGGGATGTTTCGCCCACCTGAACACCGaattgtgtgaatgctgtgtaactTACTGCTCCCATGCAGTTGCCTGTCATCAAGAAATAACAGACTGAATACTGCAtccaattataaagaaagtgtatttaagaatgttaacttaaccaaactgttattaaagaaaagaaagtaaaaaacaaaagggctcatcataattaaacagtcaaatgttcacataaattggagctcatcttgaagttggcTTTAACTCACCTtcagtctgcgtgaaagcacataTCACCTTCTGAATGTCACTCGAAATTCATTTCAAACAAATGGGCTCTTCCATGAGAGTACTgtcccttcctccttgaagcaaATCATCTGCACAAAactccttgtgcaacagggacggcatcctcagcTATCTTCCCTTCCGTCCCctcccagctcctgccaaaaacACCTCGATCCACACCAGTGTctgtcacaaaaacctctccgCCCAGCATTCTCCCAGTTCACcaccctgactggctgacaccacattcccaagttgaacaacaaagcccctCATCTCAACTCAaatccaaacaggctgaaagcagaacagactgctcttacagaaccgctgtaatgaaatacctacagcatagcaggaAAAATCTTAACCAGTGCATTACAAAATGATTTTTCTTCCACTAATCACAGCTGGAGTTTGATCCTTTTATGTCCCCTAACTACCCTCCTAGTTTTCTTATGGGTATTCTTGCATCCCTTATACTGCTCAAGGGAAGCACTTAATCCCAGCCGTCTATATTTGACATATCGCTCCTCTTTCCTGACCTCAGTATGCCTCATTAGCCAGAGTTCCTAATTCTACCAGTGTTGCCCTTTACTCtaacacaggggtccccaaccttttttgctccgcggaccggtttaatattgtcaatattcttgtggattgggggtggggggtgttcaagtagggttaaactcacctccacGTGTCTTTTactgttagggttgccaactttctcactcccaaataagggacagaagtagcagtcaaatatgggacactttaccccaggagaggctaccatgaccatgaaaccttacACAGGCACCTgtatgcgcatgcgtgacgtgcacatagccatgcgcatgcgtgacgtacaCATAGCCTGTacgcgcatgcgtgacgtgcacatagccatgcgcatgcgcgtacatgctgatttttttccacaaatcggttttgccttcatcttcccgactacactgtacatacattatttctactttatataggctgtgtatttatcatatcattcctgcttttactgtatgttagtgttattttagtttttatgtgttatttggtatgatttggtaggttattttttgggtctgggaacgctcaaaaatttttcccatataaattaatggtaattgcttcttcactttacgccattttggcacaaaatgtttcataggaacgctctacctcagcaggggaaatatgggacaaaggcagtcccgtatgggacaaaccaatttagcccaatatacaggatgtcctggcaaatacgggacagttgacaaccctatgttcccaagttcaacagtgcgtgacagggaatgaggaaaggtgctgctgactcatatcgtttcctcgtggcccggtagcacatgctctacGGCCCAGTGTTGGGGACCGCTTCTCTAACAGAAACACGCAGCCCCTGAACTTCCCTATCTTACTTTTGAAAGTCTTTCTAGATATCCCTTTACCTACTCACAATGTCTCCTAATCAACCCTTGCAAATTCCTGTCATTGttgcatggcagagcagacttaatgggccacaaagcctaattctgctctctgTCTTATGAATTTCAATTATGAATGTTTTTTTCAGAAGTATAATGAATCATCAGATCATGGTGTGAGGCTTGACCTAATAACCCACCGCTTGAGAAGAAAGAGTATGGACAGCAGAAGCAAACTGATCCTCCATATCCCAATTCTGCCAGTCTGTTACCTAGCTGTTTTAATAATCACTTTTCTGTTTTGGTATGATTGCAGGCATTTATTACTTATTGTTTAAGGAATTTCCAATGAACTACTGACCTTTCTCcaatctccccttcctttccagatggATTTGCCTCCCAAATCCACATCCACCTTTCTCACAGCTCTATATTCAAGTATTCCAATCATGTTTCTGTGATGGCAGTGAAACTGCTCTCCTCCATCATCTCTCATTGTCCAGCTGAACGTGGCCACTCTCTCTCATTCAGAAAATCATCTGCAGTGGGTCTGTCTTCATGCTCTTCACCATTACCCCTAGAGCCCTTCTGATAGTCAACTCCTCCCACTAAGCCCCATTGTTTGTCTTCTGTGTTCAATTTGACCAGTAACATGATGGAAACGTGTGTCACATGTGCACTGGTGCACAGAAGATTGTTGTAAATTCCTGATTCTTGGCCCTAAAGACCTGGACTACTTAGACACTCAAAACTGCCTATTTCAAAGCATTTTCTTAGAAAGTttaccaaaagctttttccagatatttaaagagtagagatgagagtggatatcatactgctggaaaatgatgctagagaggtagtactGGGGAACAAATATGGCAGACAAAGTCAATAAGTATCTTCcattggtcttcactgtggaaaatacCTGAAGTATGacggaaattcaagagtgtcaggaggcagaagtgagtgtagttgctattattaaagaaaagatgcttgggaagctgaaaggtctgaaggtagataagtcacctggaccagacggattacatcccagggttctgaaaaaagtatctgaagagattgtggaggcattaagtagtgatctttcaagagtcactagtttctggaatggatctagaggactggaaaattgcattttcattccaatctttaagaagggtgggaaagaaaagaaaggaatttTTAGGCTAGTTAAAAAttccaaccgccgtaaaacaagacacagacagacagacttcagtgatttggaagatgttggagttcattattaaggatgaagttttgtgatatttggaggcacatgattaaaaaaaggccaaagtcagcatggtttccttaaagggaaatcttgcctgacaaatatattGGAATTATtttaggaaataacaggcaagttAGACAAAGGAGTGTATGTTGttgaattggattttcagaaggcctttgacaagttcatGGTGGCCTGCTTAGCAAGATgagagccatgatggaatggcaaagcagacgccacaggccaaatgacctaattctgttcctgtcttCTGCTTACAATCTAAATATACACATCTCATTTCCTTGTCATCTCTTATCTCTGCACTGCATGTGTTGAACTTTTTTGCAAATTCTTTTTACATCCACTCCAACGCTTAAATGTAATTTTGCAGTATGTCATTGTAATATGGTGGGTGATGTATACTATCCTTTCTCTCAGTGCTTGGTGATATCTTCTGTTTATATGTTTCTTTTTGCACTCAGAACAGATCTAACCTTTGTCAAAATATAGCCTTCAGTGTAGCCTGCTGTGGTGTACATGATTTGTAACTTCTTGGAAGCAACCTCAAGATACCTAGCTCTGAGTTTATGGTTTGGTTTACCACAAGTTGAATTTGACACAGATTGTTTTACAGTACTGACTGAGTTTGTTGTTCATAGGCCTTCTGGATCTGGCTACATCTTACTGTGAAAAAAGGGTGAAGAAGCTGTGCCAGGAGATAATCAAGAGGGACATTAGTGTGGAGAACGCATTTTTGTTGCTCTCGGCAGCTGTACGATATGATGCTAAGGTGAGAGTTCATGAAATGTTCAAAAcaaaattctgcggatgctggaaatcagtaAAGGAAACAGAAAATGTTTCCAATACCCTGGATCaggcagcatgctgttgtgcaagGGTGAGAAACAAGGTCAGAGTTTCACTTCGATGACTTAGATCAGTAGAGATGGCTTCTCACCTACTTTTGAACAGAAGCATCCTGTTTCTATAGGGTTTTTAATGCAGTAAAATTCAGCCTGTGCTTTATAGAACATTCCCAAACAAGATTTTACACCATTCCAGGTGATAAGATacctggactcggaccccaagatccctctgatcctccagtctgccaagagtcttactattaatgctatattttgccatcatatttgacctaccaaaatgaaccacctcacgcttatctgggttcaactccatctgccacttctcagcccagttttgcatcctgtcaatgtcccgctgtaacctctgacagccctccacactatccacaacaccccccaaattttgtgtcatcagcaaatttactagctcatccctccacatcctcatccaggtcatttataaaaatcacaaagagtaggggtcccagaacagatccctgaggcacaccactagtcgctggcctccatgcagaatatgacctgtctacaaccaccctttgccttctgtgggcaagccagttctggatccacaaagcaatgtccccttggatcccatgcctctttactttctcaataagctttgcatggggtaccttatcaaatgccttgctgaaatccatatacactacatctactgctctaccttcatcaatgtatttagtcacatcttcaaaaaattcaatcaggctcgtaaggcacgacctgcctttgacaaagccatgctgactaggtttcaatgaaatcacccccccccccccatcactcttctaaactccagcattacgagcccagagacatcaaatgctcctcataccttaagcctttcattcttggaatcattcttgtgaacctcttctgcaccctctgcaatgccagcacatcttttcttagataaggagccaaaactgctcacgatttAATTATAGATATGAAGGCTGGGAAATAAAAAATGCTCcgatttttttaaaagaagaaatGAAGTGTGACTTGGAGAAGGAAGTTAGAGTTTAGTGGTTTGGGATGTGAGATCATGATTATTATTGGAACTGAAGGAGTGTGGATTATATCAGAGAAAAGGAGAATTGACAACTCCaaagacatttatttatttaatcaggAGCCATTACACCTCAAATACAATAGCCTGGTGCAAGTTTAGATAATGGCAGCATAGTCTTGGATGACGTTGGGTAGCACAGAGGCACAAGAGGTAGTGCTTCTGCAACCTAGGCTCTGTCCAGAATCTGGTGCAGTCTGTGACTGTACTTCTTTCATTCTGCTCTtcattcctcccacatcccaaagacatgcaagtTGTCACATCATGTTCTTTGCCTGACTCTCTGTACATCTGTAAAGTACAACTGTTCTGCAATATTTAATCTAGGAAATGATCTCTCAAAATATTTCCAATGTTCCCTGTATTACCATCATTTGATTCTCTGCTTTCTTCGTAGGATTTAGAAGAATTTTGTTTCAAATTTTGTGTGAATCATTTGACTGCTGTGACCAACACTGACGCATTTTGGCAAATGGATGGAGATCTCTTGAAAGAAGTTATTGGAAGGGCTAGTAAATGTGGAGCCTTCAGGAACTGAATTTGCTGGGTTGGTGTGCTCAATTATCTTTATAAATATATTCCTTCCATGATTTCTTGAGCATTTACTGAATGCTTGTGTAATCCCTGAGCCAGCTCAGTTATATAGAATTCTACTTCTGCCAGAACAGTACAAATAAAGTGGACATAAAGGGTGTGTTTAATCCAATTTTCACAAAAACGTGCACCAATATTACGGCTTATTGTTTGATTTCTGTTAGCTTCCTGGATGTGAATAATTATGCACCATTTTGCTGTAAAGAAATGGTTGTGAATAAATTTTGCAAAATTGTTTTCAGTAAATGCTAAATGGCTCCCCTTTTTGACAATTGTCTGATAGTAACTACTACTCATTTTGAAGAGGAGATCTCAGTTCCATTAACTTAACAAAGGGCTGGCAGGCTCCCCAAGAAGTAGCCATGGCAATCAGAACAGtaacattttttattttttaacagAATTCTAAGGTTGGTCTGTATGAATTGGAGTCATGGAGAGAGACAGTATGCTGCTAACCAAGAGTAAATATTGTTACGCAGATCCTGGCCACCTCAATCCATGTTATTGTAGGGTAATATAATTGGTGGAAATATATtttaattcacaaccaccgacatggAGTTGGAGTTCACTTTAAGATGCGGTCTGGTGTGATGACGTTATGGCTTGAAGTTTCTACCGTGCCTGATGTTCTACGTTTGTTTTTTTTACAATAaaatgagttgttatggtttCCCTTAAACGTAAAACACCTCTGCCGCTttatttatgaaaacctacattggtaaCCCCGTTGCTGTaggacgattccagagttattcaaCACATCGGCTAAcgcagttgctttgaaactgccggagttttgggagcagAATGCCaatgcttggtttgtacaagccaagCCCCGATTTGCGCTGCGAGAAATCTCCGCAGGCAGCACCAGACGTTACGCAGTAGCGTCGCTCAGTAGTTCCACGGCAGCAAGAGTGCACCTGCCTGAACACAAAAAGTGTCGCACGCTGAAGACTCGCCTTTATGACATGCGGACTGTTGGAGTCTGAGCACACCTAACAGTTCCTCTCCTTGCTTGGCTTGGGGGACTCCTAAGCCttcggagctaatggaccacatgctgtctcccCTGGGAAATCacaatccttgttttatttttaaagaattctTCATGTAGTAAATGGCTGATAGTtcacactcagccaggcagaggtGTATCATCCCTTCTCTTTTCCCTGCTTCAATAATCCTGGTCAGCAGGACCTCGAACACATGCACACCCATGGCTGTGAAACAGACAATGCTGGGTCTGTGCTTTTCCCACACTTGCTTTGGCAGGAACACGAGGATGTGCCGACCGCCTTGCAGTTTCGACAGTGCCAGCgcgtcagggcatcagaggtctgAACAGTgagggttccagctgccagggctgtctactgttcattacagacatcctgaatgcttcttgtgtgacacgggtgctcacATGAGTGTGCTGCCACCCATATCCTATtgatcagaaggcaaagagtgatgaaACCTCATTGGAGGCCGCCaacagcagcaggatccagacttacgggACATGATGGGTGACACTCTGTTGCAGTGGGCAACGTTATACGTGGGACTTCATCCTGGCCAAAgaggctagacctctgctcggcGCACTGTGTGCACAAAGACTTTAAGTCATTACCCTggtcccccagtaagttccccacaacgactctGTCAAGCGCCTACACCACCGTGTGTGAGTTCACTCGACTACTGgctgaattcccaaacctcaccaagcccacattcccACATTCCCCACTACGGTCACAAAACATGGAGTcaagcaccacattcccacatgTGGCCCACTAGTCCACGCTCGCGTGCGAAGACTGGACCTAGAAAAGCTGGCAACCTCAAAGGCTGactttgccaacatggaaagacttggcattgtacgTAGGTTAAACAGCCCCTGGGCATCATTCACCCTCCACATGGTCCTTAAGTCCGATTGTGGTTGCCGCCCATGTTGTGATTAACGAGGCCACCACACCCGATTGTTACccagtcccacacatccaagCACGTTTAGCTGGAAAAGTAACTTTTTTCTAAAGTTGGCTTACTTAGGGGCTACCATCGGATGCCTGTGTACTCGGATGACATTCCTGAAACGGTTGTGATAACCCCGTTTGGCCGCTTGAGTTTCTGTGCACGCCGTTTGGTCTGAAAAATGTAGCACAGACTTTTCaacggctgatggactctgtattaaaaggcttgtttttttctttttgtttacctggatggcaTACTTGTTGACAGTACATCCAAACACGTATCACATCTCCGCACACTTTTTGAGCACTTAAGCCaacacgggttgattattaaccctgataaatgcagtttgggttgtcaaccattaaCTTTCTCGGCCATTGCCTATCTGCAGTCAGTGTGTACAACCCTCCCATCAAAAGTCTCTGCTATTATGGTTTTCCCACCACCCCACGCTACTAACAATACTGAGTCTTTATTTAacggtgaatttctatcacagcTTCATTCGGTGAGTTGCTGAACTTATGCCCCCCTGTATAGtgtgcttaaaggcaataccctcaatcacaaacaacaggaattctgcagatgctggaaattcaagcaacacacatcaaagttgctggtgaacaaagcaggccaggcagcatctctaggaagaggtacagtcaacgtttcgggctgagacccttcgtcaggactaactgaaggaagagtgagcaagggatttgaaagctggagggggagggggagatccaaaatgataggagaagacaggagggggagggatagagccgagagctggacaggtgataggcaaaaggggatacgagaggatcatgggacaggaggtccggaaagaaaggggggggtgtgacccagaggtcGGCGGACACGAccaagagcatttgatgacaccAAACGAGCTCTTCACCTAGAGCCGTTACTACTGCGCTTGAGACTGTGCTGTGCGTGAACAGTTGCTCGGCGGTGTGTGGCAGGCAGCCGCATGCCTTCTTCAACGAGCACCCTGTCCCACCTGAAAGGAAATGCAGCATGTTTAATCGTGAGCTTCTCAGTTTCTATCTGCCTgtctggtttttttttgttttcttctagagggATGCCATTTCACAACATTCATTAAGCACAAACCCCTCATGCatgtgatggccaaaatatcagacctttGGTCTGCACGACAGCAACGCGACCTTTCAGAGTCTACgtatcagagttcacaactgataagGCAACACAGCAAGGggaaaataatgctgtggctgattgcctctcacggccagccattgaggccgtacacataggggttgactgTGTCGGCATGGCAGCCGgcaaagctactgacccagacGTCCAGGCTTACCGATCAGCAGTTACGGGCCTGCGGTTGGCTGCATTAAGTTCAGGAAAGCTGTTCTTTCTTATTTccctgtgtgatgtctcaacgAGTTGTCCTTGCTCCGTAGTGCCCGCAAACTGGAGGCATACTGTTTTTAACTCCATTCACGGCCTCTCACATCCGAGCCCTAAGACCTCAGAGAAACTGGTTGCTCTAAAGATTGTGTGGCACGATGTGATTGGAGTGCAGCCTGTGTTGTGCCAGCGGGCAAAAATTAGCCGTCATGTTTGGGCACCACTGCCACCCTGAGCGATAATTTGACCATGTCCACGTGGACCTGGTTGGTCCTCTTAATTGTACACCTTGTTACCACGGAGGCCAGAGGTCATCACCCTAGCATCGACGACAGCCAGAGATGTGGCCCGAGCGTTCGTCAGCACCTGGGTTGCgcggtttggcaccccatctgatagcTCCTCTGACCACGGTCTCCAGTTTACATCAGCCCTCTGGGCTGCAATGGCCCATAACCTCGATGTCAGGCTACATCACACCCCATTCCGGCTCGGTTGTTTTCGTCCGCCATGTTGCACACCATCTAAGCTCGGGCCAGGCTCACGGTGCTGGTTTTGGTAAATTCTGGCAGGGTGGTAGGATTTCTGTGTAGCTAATGTAACGAGTGGAAATATATGCATAATGCACAACCATCGACGTTGAGTTggagttcactttaagaggctggtctgctGTATTTTTTCTTACCATGCTTTATATTCTGCATCTGGCTTTACAATAAAAGGCGTAGTTACAGTTTCtcttaaacataaaacgcctctgccattttatttacGAAAACCTGCATTATTTTCTTCGCGT
This genomic stretch from Mobula hypostoma chromosome 6, sMobHyp1.1, whole genome shotgun sequence harbors:
- the LOC134348155 gene encoding RCC1 and BTB domain-containing protein 1-like isoform X2 — its product is MVDVRKWPVFSLLAPQELKLIYQACVFGVSATEAVYVTKDNNVYSWGSNNYGQVGSGSGSGSTATQATPRRVMHGLENRKVVTIACGQLFSMAVTDNGEVFGWGNNCNGQIGSGISGNHLIPWRLTALQSICVLQIACGYAHTLALTDEGLLYAWGANAVGQLGFGNKVNQMVPVLIVLEKERIVEIAACHPTNTSAAKTQSGQVYMWGLCRGQSVTVPHLTHFSCTDDVFACFASPAVMWRLLHVEEDDHLTVTQSLLKEFDSLETSDLKFCVEGKFIHVHKAILKIRCEHFRTMFQSYWSEDEKEVIEINQFSYPVYRAFLEYLYTDSVNLPPEDAVGLLDLATSYCEKRVKKLCQEIIKRDISVENAFLLLSAAVRYDAKDLEEFCFKFCVNHLTAVTNTDAFWQMDGDLLKEVIGRASKCGAFRN